One segment of Danaus plexippus chromosome 10, MEX_DaPlex, whole genome shotgun sequence DNA contains the following:
- the LOC116778731 gene encoding uncharacterized protein LOC116778731 codes for MSAEIKSMIKTGVIGRAEPSPSFRSTFFLVPKPNREFCPIFNLKRLNMFLRFNYHQDPHQHQLLQITCLPFGLIPVPRTFASVTNWIAELLRNHGIRCVVYLDDFLRANQSKSALQNDIAGALKMMRTLGWMINFQKSVLAPTQCLEFLGITWDTKRNTKSLSGQKCLTLRNALYLLKQSKWSLRQYQSIMGRLKFASFVTRRGRLHCRTLQYYSRQLPKTHPHRRVSIPQPVQPESEWWLEEIGGSMPIQIPQLTNLLTTNASNTGWGAQLNEISISRTWTKRKQS; via the exons ATGTCAGCGGAAATCAAAAGCATGATAAAAACAGGAGTGATCGGACGTGCGGAGCCATCTCCCAGCTTCCGTTCAACGTTCTTTTTAGTGCCCAAACCCAACAGGGAATTTTGCCCCATCTTCAATCTCAAACGACTGAACAT GTTCTTAAGGTTTAATTACCACCAAGATCCGCATCAACATCAGCTGCTACAAATAACCTGTTTACCTTTCGGTCTTATACCGGTTCCAAGAACGTTCGCATCGGTAACCAATTGGATAGCAGAATTGTTGAGAAATCACGGCATCAGATGCGTAGTATATCTCGACGATTTTTTGCGTGCGAACCAGTCCAAATCGGCTTTACAGAACGACATAGCAGGGGCGCTAAAGATGATGAGGACCCTAGGCTGGATGATAAATTTTCAGAAATCGGTCTTAGCCCCGACACAATGCCTCGAGTTTCTCGGCATAACGTGGGACACAAAACGTAACACAAAGTCCCTGTCGGGGCAGAAGTGCTTAACGCTACGCAATGCACTGTATCTGCTCAAACAGAGCAAATGGTCTCTCCGACAATACCAGTCCATTATGGGGAGACTCAAATTTGCGAGTTTTGTAACTCGCAGGGGTCGGCTTCACTGTCGAACACTGCAGTACTACAGTCGACAGTTGCCGAAAACTCACCCGCACCGCCGCGTGAGTATTCCCCAACCAGTACAGCCGGAATCGGAATGGTGGCTGGAAGAAATAGGAGGGTCAATGCCGATTCAAATACCTCAATTGACCAACCTTTTGACTACAAATGCATCCAACACAGGCTGGGGTGCACAGCTCAACGAAATCAGCATA